The Rickettsiales bacterium genome includes a region encoding these proteins:
- the nagZ gene encoding beta-N-acetylhexosaminidase, with protein sequence MSLSSVIFGLSGTSLTPDEISFFSEIKPFGYILFTRNCDDERQIRELTDQLRELSGRDDLPILIDQEGGRVARLKPPCFPEFPPASKFALMAEKNIGEAEKATYENAKKIAELLLSLGITVNCAPVADIPAEGAHDIIGDRAFGKNHEQVIKLAKAQAHGLMDGGVVPIIKHIPGHGRAFSDSHHELPVVDTNIDILRQSDFMPFKALSYLPAAMTAHILYSDIDSENIATTSEKIISMIRSEIGFDGLLMSDDLSMKAMRGDFSERTRNALAAGCDVVLHCNGDMEEMKMVAKELRPLSGKSLERAENMVDVANKKTKA encoded by the coding sequence ATGAGCCTTTCTTCAGTAATTTTTGGTCTGTCCGGTACTTCTCTAACGCCGGATGAGATAAGTTTTTTTTCAGAAATAAAACCGTTTGGTTATATTCTGTTCACAAGAAATTGTGATGACGAACGGCAGATAAGAGAGCTAACTGACCAGTTGCGAGAGCTATCAGGACGTGATGATCTGCCGATACTAATAGATCAGGAAGGCGGCAGGGTAGCACGTCTTAAACCACCGTGTTTCCCAGAATTTCCACCAGCCAGCAAATTCGCTCTTATGGCAGAAAAAAATATTGGGGAAGCAGAGAAAGCGACTTACGAAAACGCTAAAAAAATAGCGGAACTCCTATTATCTCTAGGTATAACCGTAAATTGCGCTCCAGTCGCTGATATTCCGGCGGAAGGCGCTCACGATATTATCGGTGATAGAGCCTTTGGGAAAAATCATGAGCAGGTGATAAAACTAGCGAAAGCTCAGGCGCACGGACTGATGGATGGTGGAGTGGTGCCTATAATAAAACACATACCAGGTCATGGACGAGCGTTTTCTGACAGTCACCATGAATTGCCAGTAGTTGATACTAATATAGATATACTTCGTCAGTCAGATTTTATGCCGTTTAAGGCTTTGTCCTATCTTCCAGCGGCAATGACCGCTCATATTTTATATAGTGATATTGATAGCGAGAATATCGCCACTACCTCAGAAAAAATAATAAGTATGATCCGTAGTGAAATAGGGTTTGATGGGTTGCTGATGTCTGATGATCTATCTATGAAAGCTATGCGTGGCGATTTTTCTGAGCGGACAAGAAACGCGCTTGCTGCTGGATGCGACGTTGTCCTGCATTGTAACGGCGATATGGAAGAAATGAAAATGGTAGCGAAAGAACTACGACCACTTTCCGGTAAATCGCTAGAAAGAGCGGAAAATATGGTTGATGTCGCTAATAAAAAAACTAAGGCATGA
- a CDS encoding SPOR domain-containing protein, whose translation MSENDDYLEHESKISKWIPPLVLISAIVGFVCLAWYAYDIGKQSATEEDLLVIEASDEPIKEVPLDPGGMKFPNQDKTVFDTFSKDNTTAKVERIMPPPEEPVSKKEILDTISSKPVDDSSKDKVIDEVSDKIEFVDKKSDDIADKVKIDKEEPAKQVVEKKVEKLLNTGKEQIQLGAYTSKAEAVSAWKKISGKFSSLKKYSPVYMAVNVKGKTLYRLRVKGFPNKNEASYFCRTLSKKGQPCFYVK comes from the coding sequence ATGAGTGAAAATGATGACTATCTGGAACATGAAAGTAAAATATCAAAATGGATTCCGCCACTTGTTTTAATAAGTGCCATAGTGGGCTTTGTTTGCCTTGCTTGGTATGCCTATGATATAGGAAAACAATCCGCCACTGAGGAGGATTTGTTGGTTATAGAAGCATCAGACGAGCCAATAAAGGAAGTGCCGTTAGACCCAGGTGGCATGAAATTCCCTAATCAGGATAAAACAGTGTTTGATACTTTCTCTAAAGATAATACGACAGCGAAAGTAGAGCGTATTATGCCACCTCCAGAGGAGCCGGTAAGCAAAAAGGAAATATTAGATACCATATCTTCTAAGCCTGTTGATGATTCCTCTAAAGACAAAGTTATTGATGAGGTTAGCGATAAAATAGAGTTCGTGGATAAAAAATCTGACGATATAGCTGATAAGGTAAAAATTGATAAGGAAGAGCCAGCGAAGCAAGTCGTAGAAAAGAAGGTAGAGAAATTACTTAACACTGGAAAAGAACAGATTCAGCTAGGAGCTTATACCAGCAAAGCCGAAGCGGTTAGTGCTTGGAAAAAAATTAGCGGTAAATTCTCATCACTAAAAAAATACTCACCTGTTTATATGGCGGTGAATGTGAAGGGTAAAACCTTGTATCGTTTGCGAGTTAAAGGATTTCCTAACAAGAATGAGGCTTCTTATTTTTGTAGGACATTATCCAAAAAAGGACAGCCTTGTTTTTACGTGAAATAA
- a CDS encoding ATP-binding protein translates to MRRFSSAIKSALFGGSDDKREDSLGDVHDDNPAENTNRLKLENERLKMELKKISTLLNMSPYPIWQRNSDLDIEFYNLAYGEAVEDLLDDESIDTVPELDRHSKNLAQQANKQASEATERRHIIVGGERKLYGITEFPIPEEGITAGFAIDYSELDTLKEDVSRHILAQKNLMEISANAMAVYGADRRIKSFNNAFVALWKLDEMWLDSEPTYSEILETLYEKRRLPEQANFKMFKDQQIKLFTELLEPKEEFFYLPDGKALRVIAIPHALGGILFAYEDVTDRLALERSYNTLIAVQRETLDNLHEGLAVFGEDGRLKLSNPNYLAIWNLEQEFVDSEPHVSELLEKYRVFIDDEDIDNFRKQNIDELQIREFITSRIERSDGKVIDWRKVPLPDGATLITYLDATDSTLVERSLRERNEALQEADKLKTEFLANVSYELRSPLTSISGFSEMLKQEYFGTLSKKQREYVENIHNSSKHLMGLINDILDLAGIEAGYMRLDVSDFDISIMMKSVLTLITERSKEFSINIDFDCPADIGAMNGDETRIKQILFNLLSNALRYSKEGGSVGFGAREMGSGEIMLWVEDDGQGIPESEQEVVFSKFYKGRKKDADKKKSARSRDGSGTGLGLPIVKSFVELHGGRVILASEVGKGARFECYLPRNNPELKNVAKLKK, encoded by the coding sequence GTGCGTAGATTTAGTTCAGCGATAAAATCAGCTTTATTTGGTGGCAGTGATGATAAACGTGAAGATTCTTTGGGAGATGTTCACGATGACAATCCGGCTGAAAATACGAACAGACTAAAGCTGGAGAATGAACGGCTCAAAATGGAGCTTAAAAAAATCTCCACTCTGCTTAACATGTCGCCATACCCAATCTGGCAACGTAATTCTGATCTTGATATAGAATTTTATAATCTGGCTTATGGCGAGGCGGTTGAGGATCTACTTGATGATGAAAGTATTGATACCGTACCCGAACTTGACCGTCATTCCAAAAATCTAGCACAGCAGGCGAATAAGCAAGCTTCTGAGGCTACAGAAAGAAGGCATATAATAGTTGGTGGTGAAAGAAAACTTTACGGTATTACCGAGTTTCCCATACCGGAAGAGGGTATTACCGCTGGTTTTGCGATTGATTATAGCGAGCTTGATACGCTTAAGGAGGATGTATCACGTCATATATTAGCGCAGAAGAATCTTATGGAGATTTCCGCGAATGCTATGGCGGTTTATGGAGCGGACAGGCGCATTAAAAGTTTTAACAACGCCTTTGTGGCGTTATGGAAATTGGATGAAATGTGGCTTGATTCCGAGCCAACCTATAGTGAGATTTTAGAAACTCTCTACGAAAAGCGCCGTTTGCCCGAACAGGCTAATTTCAAGATGTTCAAAGATCAGCAAATAAAATTATTTACTGAACTGTTAGAACCAAAGGAAGAATTTTTCTATTTGCCGGACGGCAAAGCGCTTAGGGTAATCGCGATACCACACGCTCTTGGTGGTATATTATTCGCCTATGAGGACGTTACAGACCGACTTGCCCTTGAGCGCTCCTACAATACTCTTATCGCTGTTCAGAGAGAAACCCTTGATAATCTGCATGAGGGACTTGCCGTGTTCGGAGAGGATGGTAGGCTTAAGCTGAGTAACCCTAATTATTTGGCTATTTGGAATCTGGAGCAAGAGTTTGTAGACTCCGAGCCACACGTAAGTGAGTTGCTGGAGAAATATCGGGTATTTATAGATGATGAGGATATAGATAATTTTAGAAAACAGAATATTGATGAATTACAAATACGGGAATTTATCACCAGCCGTATAGAACGCAGTGATGGTAAGGTTATTGATTGGCGCAAAGTCCCGCTTCCTGATGGCGCGACGCTGATAACTTATTTGGACGCGACTGATTCTACATTAGTGGAAAGATCGCTGCGTGAGCGAAATGAGGCGTTGCAAGAAGCCGATAAATTAAAGACAGAGTTCTTAGCTAATGTTTCTTATGAGCTGCGTTCACCGCTTACTTCTATCAGTGGCTTTTCTGAAATGCTGAAGCAAGAGTATTTTGGGACGCTCTCCAAGAAACAGAGAGAATATGTGGAGAATATCCATAATTCATCAAAACATCTTATGGGGCTAATTAATGATATTTTAGACCTAGCGGGAATTGAAGCGGGGTATATGCGTCTTGATGTTTCCGACTTTGATATTTCTATTATGATGAAGTCGGTTCTTACTCTTATAACTGAACGTAGCAAAGAATTTTCTATCAATATAGATTTTGACTGTCCAGCCGATATAGGTGCGATGAATGGTGATGAGACTCGTATTAAACAGATATTGTTTAATTTGCTTTCAAACGCTTTAAGATACTCTAAAGAGGGAGGTTCTGTTGGCTTTGGAGCGCGGGAGATGGGTAGTGGCGAAATAATGCTATGGGTTGAGGATGATGGGCAAGGTATTCCAGAATCCGAGCAGGAAGTGGTATTTAGTAAATTCTATAAAGGTAGAAAAAAAGATGCGGATAAGAAAAAATCCGCCAGATCACGTGATGGATCCGGCACTGGGCTGGGGCTGCCAATAGTTAAAAGCTTTGTTGAATTACATGGAGGAAGAGTGATTCTCGCCTCTGAGGTAGGAAAAGGCGCGCGTTTTGAGTGTTATTTGCCTCGTAATAACCCAGAATTAAAAAATGTAGCGAAATTAAAAAAATAG
- the argS gene encoding arginine--tRNA ligase gives MNIYKKINDDVKNAIVKLQKEKTIPEDLVTDKVDVVPSKDIAHGELATNVAMVLAAQVGKKPRELAELFVSELKNIPEIEKLDIAGAGFINMTLRMDVWQKQLTYIIESAATYGSSDIGNGRKVNVEYVSANPTGPMHVGHGRGAVFGDALSSLLQKAGYDITREYYINDAGAQIDKLADSVFLRYREVCGEDIGEIPEGMYPGEYLIGIAEGVKNKYGSELLNKSRDEWLDPVKEYTIGAIMEIIKDDLAALGIKHDVFSSEKALTKAGKVEEALSLLTEKGLIYEGVLEPPKGKTPDDWEERPQTLFKATQFGDDCDRALKKSDGNWTYLAPDIAYHFDKCRRGFDWLINIFGADHGGYIKRLKAAVSAFSDNKVTIDIKLCQLVKFLRDGNPMKMSKRAGTFVTVREVVDEVGKDVFRFIMLTRKNDAHLDFDLAKVMEQSKDNPVFYVQYAHARTRSIYRNSLAELPEAVELAGNPNDKILSRLSHPKEIEIIRMMSNWPRIIESSAHALEPHRIAFYLQDLAASFHSLWNLGNSDNDLRFIIKDDIELTAARIVLARSLSIVIASGLIVLGVEPAEEMR, from the coding sequence ATGAACATATATAAAAAAATTAATGATGATGTAAAAAACGCTATCGTTAAACTGCAAAAGGAAAAAACCATTCCTGAGGATTTGGTAACTGATAAGGTTGACGTTGTTCCCAGCAAAGACATAGCGCATGGTGAGTTAGCTACCAACGTAGCTATGGTGCTTGCCGCTCAGGTAGGTAAAAAACCACGTGAGCTTGCGGAATTATTTGTGTCTGAATTAAAAAATATTCCAGAAATAGAGAAGTTAGATATAGCCGGAGCTGGTTTTATCAACATGACTTTGCGTATGGATGTATGGCAAAAACAGCTTACCTATATCATAGAAAGTGCCGCTACATATGGTAGTTCTGATATTGGGAATGGACGAAAGGTAAATGTGGAATATGTATCCGCCAATCCAACAGGACCAATGCATGTAGGGCACGGTAGAGGGGCAGTTTTTGGTGACGCTTTAAGCTCTCTTCTGCAAAAAGCTGGTTATGATATTACCAGAGAATATTATATAAATGACGCTGGCGCGCAGATAGATAAATTAGCTGATTCGGTTTTCCTGCGTTATCGTGAGGTATGCGGGGAAGATATAGGAGAAATTCCCGAAGGTATGTATCCGGGTGAATATTTGATTGGAATTGCCGAAGGCGTAAAAAATAAGTATGGTAGTGAGTTGCTTAATAAAAGCCGTGATGAGTGGCTGGATCCGGTAAAAGAATATACCATAGGCGCGATAATGGAAATAATCAAAGATGATTTAGCGGCTCTCGGTATAAAGCATGATGTTTTTTCCTCAGAGAAAGCACTTACCAAAGCCGGAAAAGTAGAAGAGGCACTATCACTTCTTACGGAAAAAGGTCTCATATATGAAGGTGTGCTAGAGCCACCAAAAGGAAAAACACCAGATGATTGGGAGGAGCGTCCACAAACTTTATTTAAGGCTACTCAGTTTGGTGATGATTGCGACCGCGCGCTTAAAAAATCAGATGGTAACTGGACTTATCTTGCTCCTGATATAGCTTATCATTTTGATAAATGTCGGCGTGGTTTTGATTGGCTTATAAATATTTTTGGCGCGGATCATGGTGGATATATTAAAAGACTTAAGGCGGCGGTAAGCGCTTTTTCTGACAATAAGGTAACGATAGATATAAAGCTTTGCCAACTTGTAAAGTTTTTAAGAGATGGCAATCCAATGAAAATGTCAAAGCGCGCTGGAACTTTTGTCACAGTGCGTGAGGTAGTGGACGAGGTTGGTAAAGATGTTTTTCGTTTTATAATGCTTACCCGCAAGAATGACGCGCATCTTGATTTTGACCTTGCTAAGGTTATGGAGCAGTCAAAAGATAATCCGGTATTTTATGTTCAGTACGCTCACGCTCGTACCCGCTCTATATACCGCAATAGTCTTGCTGAACTTCCTGAGGCGGTGGAGCTTGCCGGAAATCCAAATGATAAAATTTTAAGTAGGTTGTCACATCCAAAGGAAATAGAGATAATTCGTATGATGAGTAATTGGCCAAGAATAATTGAGTCATCAGCTCATGCTTTAGAGCCACATCGCATAGCATTTTACTTACAAGATTTGGCAGCGAGTTTTCATTCTTTATGGAATCTTGGAAATAGTGATAATGATTTACGTTTTATTATTAAAGATGATATAGAACTTACAGCAGCGAGAATCGTTCTTGCCCGTAGCCTATCAATTGTGATAGCTTCCGGTCTTATAGTACTGGGTGTAGAACCAGCAGAGGAGATGCGGTGA
- the nadC gene encoding carboxylating nicotinate-nucleotide diphosphorylase — protein MTGNIKDLRGDSEITDIIKRALAEDIGTGDITSSLLIPEDKKAKMKFVARQDMVTCGLPLIGEVYSQIDKDISVAVKVMEGKKVQAGTVLAIIKGSARSLLAGERVALNIIQRMCGVATLTDKYVEAVMGTKAIILDTRKTMVNLRVLDKYATSVGGARNHRVRLDDMILIKDNHIALSGGVKQAVKTAKSGAGDLKIIVECDTIEQVKDAAETEANRIMLDNMDVDTLRKAVEIVAGKIPLEASGGVDLNNIAEIAKTGVDYISVGAITHSAPAVDIGADIDLTSGGGLLSSLAFWRK, from the coding sequence ATGACAGGAAATATAAAAGATTTGCGTGGCGATTCAGAGATTACTGATATTATAAAACGCGCGCTTGCTGAGGATATTGGCACAGGTGACATAACTTCTAGTTTGCTTATTCCTGAGGATAAAAAAGCGAAAATGAAATTTGTGGCAAGACAGGATATGGTGACCTGCGGATTACCACTTATTGGTGAGGTCTATTCACAGATAGACAAGGATATTTCGGTAGCGGTAAAGGTGATGGAAGGTAAAAAAGTACAAGCTGGTACTGTGCTTGCTATAATTAAAGGCAGTGCTAGGTCTTTACTTGCTGGTGAGCGGGTAGCGCTTAATATTATTCAGCGTATGTGCGGAGTGGCTACTCTTACTGACAAATACGTGGAAGCTGTCATGGGCACTAAGGCTATAATCCTTGATACCAGAAAAACTATGGTAAATTTGCGGGTTTTAGATAAATACGCAACCAGTGTTGGTGGTGCGCGAAATCATCGTGTGCGACTTGATGATATGATTCTAATAAAAGACAATCACATAGCTCTTAGCGGTGGTGTAAAGCAGGCGGTTAAGACAGCAAAGTCTGGAGCTGGGGATCTAAAGATAATTGTTGAATGTGATACCATAGAACAAGTAAAAGATGCCGCTGAGACAGAAGCTAACCGTATAATGTTGGATAATATGGATGTTGACACGCTGCGTAAAGCGGTGGAGATAGTCGCCGGTAAAATTCCGCTAGAAGCTTCCGGTGGAGTAGATCTTAATAACATAGCCGAGATAGCGAAAACTGGAGTTGATTATATATCGGTCGGGGCGATTACCCATTCGGCACCAGCTGTTGATATAGGCGCGGACATAGATCTGACATCAGGTGGTGGTCTGCTTTCCTCACTAGCTTTCTGGAGAAAATAA
- the purU gene encoding formyltetrahydrofolate deformylase translates to MNKNRYILTLSCPDVRGIVASVSGFLAENGGFIIESAQFGDASTGQFFLRIEFLLEKDSQSFDELKNLFAAKVADSFSMDWEIVPKDRKSRVLIMVSKFGHCLNDLLYRHKTGQLAIDIPAIVSNHTDLQHVARWHDIAFYHLPIGADNKEQQEADILNLVDKHNIDVVVLARYMQILSADFCAKMKGRVINIHHSFLPSFKGAKPYQQAFDRGVKLIGATAHYVTEDLDEGPIIEQEVARVDHTSNPEDLAAIGHDTESITLARALRYHTEHRVLLNGKKTVIFR, encoded by the coding sequence ATGAACAAAAACCGATATATACTTACCCTTTCTTGCCCTGATGTGCGTGGAATTGTCGCTAGCGTTAGTGGGTTTCTCGCTGAAAATGGCGGGTTTATTATAGAGTCAGCGCAGTTTGGTGATGCCTCAACAGGTCAGTTTTTCCTCAGGATAGAGTTCTTACTTGAAAAAGATAGTCAGAGTTTTGACGAACTAAAAAACTTGTTCGCGGCTAAGGTGGCGGATAGTTTTTCTATGGATTGGGAAATAGTTCCTAAAGATAGGAAAAGTCGTGTACTTATCATGGTATCAAAATTTGGTCATTGTTTGAATGATTTGTTGTATAGGCATAAAACCGGACAGCTAGCGATTGATATACCAGCCATAGTTTCTAATCACACAGACTTACAGCATGTAGCGAGGTGGCATGATATAGCTTTCTACCATCTACCGATCGGCGCTGATAATAAAGAACAACAGGAAGCAGACATATTGAATCTGGTGGATAAACATAATATTGATGTGGTGGTGCTCGCTCGCTATATGCAGATTTTATCCGCTGACTTTTGCGCTAAGATGAAAGGCAGGGTCATAAATATCCATCATTCATTCCTGCCGAGCTTTAAGGGAGCGAAGCCTTACCAACAAGCTTTTGATCGTGGTGTAAAGCTTATTGGAGCGACCGCTCATTATGTAACGGAGGATCTTGATGAGGGACCAATCATTGAGCAAGAGGTAGCGCGAGTTGACCATACTAGTAATCCAGAGGATTTGGCAGCCATCGGGCATGACACTGAGTCAATTACTCTAGCGCGCGCCCTGCGTTATCACACTGAGCACAGAGTATTATTAAACGGCAAAAAAACAGTGATATTTAGGTAG